In one window of Bizionia sp. M204 DNA:
- a CDS encoding DUF1853 family protein — translation MHSELDSIEQQYQGYKQTPALWLESAIMEISQLTLPNNSIDSYIKTLPKNLRLGKRVEQFVFNELEQNDAVSILVENIQIQELKQTIGELDAIITLNNEPIHLEIVYKFYVYDDSVGISETDHFIGPNRKDSLVEKLTKLKNKQLPLLYKPQTKTLLANLKLDVSKIQQKVCFKAQLFLPYKKEIMLKELNPDCIVGIYLRKEQVATFETCSFFFPSKPDWLIQPHHAVNWIDYEASQEDLNRIYIEKNSACCWIKQADDSIIKSFIVWW, via the coding sequence ATGCATTCAGAATTAGACTCAATAGAACAGCAATATCAAGGCTATAAACAAACACCCGCTTTGTGGCTGGAATCGGCTATTATGGAAATTTCACAATTAACCTTACCCAACAATTCAATAGATTCTTATATTAAAACCTTACCCAAGAATTTACGTCTAGGAAAACGTGTGGAACAGTTTGTTTTTAATGAACTGGAACAAAATGACGCGGTTTCCATATTAGTTGAAAATATTCAAATACAAGAACTAAAGCAAACTATTGGCGAACTAGATGCTATAATTACTTTAAATAACGAACCAATTCATTTAGAAATTGTCTATAAATTTTATGTGTATGATGACTCTGTAGGAATTTCAGAAACAGATCATTTTATTGGACCTAACAGAAAAGATAGTCTCGTTGAAAAACTTACCAAGCTAAAAAACAAGCAGCTTCCACTACTCTATAAGCCGCAAACGAAAACATTACTGGCAAATTTAAAATTGGATGTGAGTAAGATTCAGCAAAAAGTTTGTTTTAAAGCACAATTATTTTTGCCCTATAAAAAAGAAATTATGCTAAAGGAATTAAATCCAGATTGTATTGTGGGCATTTACTTAAGAAAAGAACAAGTAGCGACATTTGAAACCTGTAGTTTCTTTTTTCCGAGTAAACCGGATTGGTTAATTCAGCCGCACCACGCTGTAAATTGGATAGATTATGAGGCTTCGCAGGAAGACCTGAATAGAATTTATATTGAAAAAAATTCAGCCTGTTGTTGGATAAAACAGGCTGATGATTCTATTATAAAAAGTTTTATTGTATGGTGGTAA
- a CDS encoding pseudouridine synthase, which yields MSNSPIQHFKLFKPYGFISQFIINGKQKRNKRLLGELYNFPEGTMAIGRLDENSEGLLLLTTEGQISTFITSSKIEKEYYVQVDGIITPEAMHILETGVSITVNGKPYVTKPGKAFILEATPDFPERGKKIRDARHGPTTWISITITEGKFRQVRKMTSAVGFPTLRLVRVRVGTITLGALKMGDVETLETIQ from the coding sequence ATGTCAAATTCGCCAATTCAACATTTTAAACTTTTTAAACCCTATGGTTTTATTAGTCAGTTTATTATTAATGGTAAACAAAAACGTAACAAACGTTTATTGGGTGAATTATATAACTTCCCAGAAGGCACCATGGCAATTGGTCGTTTAGATGAAAACTCGGAAGGCTTGTTATTACTTACTACTGAAGGCCAAATTAGTACATTTATTACTAGTAGTAAAATAGAAAAAGAATATTATGTACAAGTGGATGGCATCATAACGCCTGAAGCCATGCATATTTTAGAAACTGGAGTTTCAATTACAGTGAACGGTAAACCGTATGTTACCAAACCTGGAAAAGCATTTATATTAGAAGCAACGCCCGATTTTCCTGAACGTGGAAAGAAAATCCGTGATGCACGCCATGGACCTACTACATGGATTTCCATAACGATTACTGAAGGAAAGTTTAGACAAGTACGGAAAATGACATCTGCTGTGGGCTTCCCAACATTGCGATTGGTTCGAGTGCGTGTAGGAACCATTACGCTAGGAGCATTAAAAATGGGCGATGTTGAAACGTTGGAAACTATCCAATAA
- a CDS encoding DEAD/DEAH box helicase: protein MSTSISLSELADRKEGKNLYSYQKGAINKIFKSFEEAPEDYHLLYQLPTGGGKTVIFSEIVRQYLKHHKKKVLVMTHRIELCRQTSGMLTEFGVENKVVNSKANLDDQAQYSCFVAMVETLNNRLNEDKLDISDIGLVIIDEAHYNSFTKLFKFFEKSFILGVTATPLSSNIKLPMKDNYDELIVGESIESLIENEFLAKAEVYSYNVGLTSLVVGANGDYTVKSSEDLYTNNDMLSKLLQAYEERAKGKKTLIFNNGINTSLHVYDTFRIAGYPVAHLDNTNTKKERKKILKWFKETPDAILTSVSILTTGFDEPTVDAIILNRATKSLTLYYQMIGRGSRILKNKSKFTVLDLGNNLHRFGPWGADLDWHRIFRSPNFYLDGILADEEIEENFRYEMPDDLREAFAKSEDVYFDIKKTYIAAVRAGESSKVVLERSIEHHAKICVENSEDLWDALDLAKQLGDDIDYRIHRYTKCISKSTFNFVEWLKDDYRKKLRAYLRSNFDEVYLKVHGKPPED from the coding sequence ATGAGCACGAGTATTTCATTATCAGAATTAGCAGACAGAAAAGAAGGTAAAAACCTATATAGTTATCAAAAAGGGGCTATCAACAAGATTTTTAAAAGTTTTGAAGAAGCACCTGAAGACTACCATTTACTATATCAACTACCAACGGGAGGTGGTAAAACCGTTATTTTCTCGGAAATAGTAAGACAGTATTTAAAACACCACAAAAAGAAGGTATTGGTAATGACTCACCGAATTGAGTTGTGCCGTCAAACCTCTGGTATGCTTACCGAGTTTGGTGTGGAGAATAAAGTAGTTAACAGTAAAGCCAACCTGGACGACCAAGCACAATACAGTTGTTTTGTTGCTATGGTTGAAACATTAAATAACCGTTTAAACGAAGATAAACTGGATATTTCAGATATTGGTTTGGTTATTATTGATGAAGCTCATTATAACTCGTTTACAAAACTATTTAAGTTTTTTGAAAAATCCTTTATTTTGGGCGTTACAGCTACACCTTTAAGTTCCAACATTAAATTACCAATGAAGGACAATTACGATGAATTAATTGTAGGTGAGAGCATTGAATCCCTTATTGAAAATGAATTTTTAGCAAAAGCGGAAGTCTACAGTTATAATGTAGGATTAACATCTTTAGTTGTTGGTGCTAATGGTGACTATACGGTAAAATCTTCTGAAGATTTATACACCAATAATGATATGCTTTCCAAGTTACTTCAAGCTTATGAAGAGCGTGCAAAGGGAAAGAAAACCTTAATTTTTAATAATGGTATTAATACATCCTTGCATGTATATGACACCTTTAGAATAGCAGGATATCCCGTAGCACACTTGGATAATACAAACACCAAAAAAGAACGCAAAAAAATATTAAAATGGTTTAAGGAAACACCGGATGCAATTTTAACATCAGTTAGTATCTTAACCACAGGGTTTGATGAGCCAACCGTTGATGCCATTATTTTAAATCGTGCCACAAAATCCCTTACCTTATATTACCAGATGATTGGTAGAGGTTCGCGAATATTAAAAAATAAGAGCAAGTTTACGGTATTAGATTTAGGCAACAATTTACATCGTTTTGGTCCTTGGGGAGCAGATTTAGATTGGCATCGTATTTTTAGATCGCCAAATTTCTATTTAGATGGTATTTTAGCGGATGAAGAAATTGAGGAAAATTTCAGATATGAAATGCCGGATGATTTGCGTGAAGCATTTGCCAAGTCAGAAGACGTTTATTTCGATATAAAAAAAACATATATAGCAGCGGTAAGAGCTGGTGAATCCTCCAAAGTAGTTCTTGAACGCTCCATAGAACATCATGCAAAAATTTGTGTGGAAAACAGTGAGGATTTATGGGATGCATTAGATTTAGCAAAACAACTAGGTGATGATATTGATTATCGCATTCACCGCTACACGAAGTGTATTAGCAAGAGTACCTTTAATTTTGTGGAATGGTTAAAGGATGATTATCGTAAAAAATTACGGGCTTATTTGCGTAGTAATTTTGATGAAGTATATCTAAAAGTTCATGGAAAACCGCCTGAAGATTAG